In Mercenaria mercenaria strain notata chromosome 14, MADL_Memer_1, whole genome shotgun sequence, the following are encoded in one genomic region:
- the LOC128548092 gene encoding uncharacterized protein LOC128548092: MKNIVIGSFYRPPYASIQTLEHLNESVSRVKEKCKDKIIILAGDFNLPHIDWNSLAVKTSCNQSNQHHYLLNIAEEHGLEQIQMNQTRQDNNLDLYFPSHPSLVKTCDTVPGISDHEMVIVDSDIKPKYNKPKRRKIYHYKKANWENIKAKMCRLSSEVCNMKNVENCWNDLKTGINSILDSEVPSKLSSNKHSHSWITSSLKNKIEKKLHQKAKFSKSKEDWEKFRSYKSVIQKEIRNAHWTNVNESLSKSMQVGNNKSFWKYIKSKRCDNVGVAGLKRNGVLHQDSRTKAEILNNQFKSVFTKENPYAQKPQLNENRYPDINDLKITTSGVKKLLSKLNINKASGPDSIPNRILRHCSEELAPAITHIFQISLSTGTLPSDWRKANVSPIFKKEKSPRSHESYC; this comes from the coding sequence ATGAAAAATATCGTCATTGGATCATTCTATCGGCCACCTTATGCTAGTATACAAACTCTTGAACACTTAAACGAATCAGTATCCAGagttaaagaaaaatgtaaagaCAAAATCATCATACTAGCCGGCGACTTTAACCTACCTCACATAGACTGGAATTCATTGGCAGTCAAGACTAGTTGCAATCAAAGTAACCAACATCACTACCTCTTAAATATAGCTGAAGAACATGGTCTAGAACAAATACAAATGAACCAAACCAGACAAGACAATAATCTGGATCTGTACTTCCCATCTCACCCCAGCTTAGTAAAAACTTGTGACACCGTACCGGGCATCTCAGATCATGAAATGGTCATCGTGGACTCTGATATAAAACCAAAATATAACAAGCCAAAAAGACGCAAAATCTATCACTATAAAAAAGCTAACTGGGaaaatattaaagcaaaaatGTGTAGATTATCATCTGAAGTTTGTAACATGAAAAACGTTGAGAACTGTTGGAACGATCTTAAAACTGGAATTAACAGCATTCTGGACTCTGAAGTACCATCCAAATTGTCATCGAACAAACACAGTCATTCATGGATCACAtcatctttgaaaaataaaattgaaaagaaacTACATCAAAAAGCTAAATTCTCAAAAAGCAAGGAGGACTGGGAAAAGTTCAGATCGTACAAAAGTGTAATccaaaaagaaattagaaatgcGCACTGGACTAATGTCAATGAATCTCTGTCTAAAAGTATGCAAGTTGGAAACAACAAATCATTCTGGAAGTACATTAAATCAAAACGCTGTGACAATGTTGGGGTAGCGGGTCTCAAACGCAATGGTGTTCTCCATCAGGACAGTCGAACAAAAGCAGAAATCCTTAACAATCAATTTAAATCTGTATTCACTAAAGAAAATCCATATGCTCAGAAACCACAACTAAATGAAAATCGATACCCGGACATAAACGATCTCAAAATAACAACATCTGGTGTGAAAAAACTTTTGAGTAAACTGAACATAAATAAAGCAAGTGGTCCTGACAGCATCCCAAACAGAATACTACGTCACTGCTCCGAAGAACTGGCTCCAGCAATAACACATATCTTTCAGATAAGTCTATCTACTGGCACTCTACCCTCAGACTGGAGAAAAGCGAATGTTTCGCCCATCTTTAAAAAAGAGAAGTCGCCACGAAGCCACGAGAGTTATTGTTGA